The following proteins are encoded in a genomic region of Oncorhynchus keta strain PuntledgeMale-10-30-2019 chromosome 6, Oket_V2, whole genome shotgun sequence:
- the ecscr gene encoding endothelial cell-specific chemotaxis regulator, which translates to MDLLLYPVPLLSVFLLIPAVSAQSAINLTNQTEVPMVTSPTTLSSNTMHVAGSATTPTTAQPMTDVTSSPAPSPPGNNTLVTTLSALQSNQSTASPGNASSDNEAPTSSPRLSCPNVRSSAQANIPSTPSQDTAAGPVLGSTATATATTSTSVTSPEGPKGTHTDIPPTQSQGKSLTMLAFGVMSLILILIIIMVVLVTVVNLKDKCSNSKEEGKKSSDSVVSESNVTFSGEKESITLISMKTINTETDTDSPQVSSIHSTTLDYEEQEQNRDLLNNKLV; encoded by the exons ATGGATCTGCTTCTGTATCCTGTCCCTCTGCTGAGTGTGTTTCTCCTCATTCCAGCAG TTTCAGCCCAATCTGCCATCAATCTGACCAACCAGACAGAGGTTCCCATGG TGACCTCACCCACAACACTGTCATCCAACACTATGCATGTGGCTGGCAGCGCAACAACCCCAACTACAGCccagccaatgactgatgtgacATCATCCCCAGCACCCTCACCGCCAG GGAACAACACTCTTGTGACAACCCTCAGTGCCCTGCAGTCAAATCAATCAACAGCCTCACCTG GAAATGCCAGCAGTGACAATGAGGCACCCACATCCTCACCTCGACTATCGTGTCCTAACGTCAGAAGCTCTGCTCAGGCTAATATACCTAGTACCCCCTCACAAGACACTGCTGCTGGACCAG TCTTAGGATCAACGGCTACTGCAACAGCAACCACTTCGACCTCTGTGACTTCTCCTGAGGGACCcaaagggacacacacagacatccctcCCACTCAGTCACAGGGCAAGAGCCTCACCATGCTTGCCTTTG GTGTCATGAGTTTAATCCTCATTCTCATCATTATCATGGTGGTTTTAGTAACAGTGGTCAACCTAAAAGACAAGTGCAGCAACTCCAAGGAGGAAG GTAAAAAGAGCAGTGATTCTGTGGTGTCTGAAAG CAATGTCACGTTTAGTGGAGAAAAAGAGAGCATCACTTTGATCTCCATGAAGACCATTAACACAGAAACTG aCACAGACTCCCCCCAGGTCTCCTCCATTCACAGTACAACACTGGACTATGAGGAGCAGGAGCAAAACAGGGACCTATTGAACAACAAG CTGGTGTGA